A region of Toxorhynchites rutilus septentrionalis strain SRP chromosome 1, ASM2978413v1, whole genome shotgun sequence DNA encodes the following proteins:
- the LOC129771734 gene encoding trimeric intracellular cation channel type 1B.1, translating into MDPEAFLDIANQVIKLKMFPYFDIAHSLLCALSVKEDLGAGAHAFSRKHPLACWLSTMLVVFAGGMVANALLGEPILAPLKNTPQLLVATACWYIVFYTPFDIGYKVAKFLPVKVVASAMKEIYRAKKIHDGVTHAAKLYPNAFIIMIIIGTLKGNGAGFTKLLERLIRGVWTPTAMEFLQPSFYTKASLIASIIFVLDKKTDLISAPHALVYFGIVIFLVYFKLSSILLGIHDPFVPFENLSCALFFGGIWDSLAKILGRGQAKEESKDAKKTN; encoded by the exons ATGGATCCGGAAGCATTTCTCGATATCGCCAATCAGGTGATAAAGTTGAAGATGTTCCCCTACTTCGACATTGCGCACAGCCTGCTGTGTGCGCTATCCGTCAAGGAAGACCTGGGAGCCGGCGCGCATGCCTTCTCCCGGAAACATCCGCTGGCCTGCTGGCTGTCGACGATGTTGGTCGTTTTCGCCGGAGGAATGGTTGCCAATGCGCTTCTCGGTGAGCCGATCTTGGCTCCGCTCAAGAACACCCCTCAGCTGCTCGTGGCCACCGCTTGCTGGTACATCGTTTTCTACACTCCCTTCGATATCGGGTACAAAGTTGCCAAGTTCCTGCCAGTGAAGGTGGTCGCTAGTGCGATGAAGGAAATTTACCGCGCAAAGAAG ATTCACGATGGTGTGACGCATGCTGCCAAGTTGTACCCGAATGCGTTTATCATTATGATCATTATTGGCACGTTGAAGGGCAACGGAGCTGGATTCACCAAACTGTTGGAACGACTGATCCGTGGTGTCTGGACCCCAACAGCCATGGAATTCCTGCAGCCCAGCTT CTACACCAAGGCCTCCCTAATTGCCTCCATCATTTTCGTGCTGGACAAGAAGACCGATCTGATTTCTGCCCCACACGCACTGGTGTACTTCGGAATTGTGATCTTCCTCGTTTACTTCAAGCTGTCGTCCATCCTGCTCGGCATTCACGATCCGTTCGTTCCATTCGAGAACCTAAGCTGTGCTCTGTTCTTCGGTGGCATTTGGGACAGCCTGGCTAAGATCCTCGGCCGTGGACAGGCCAAGGAAGAGTCCAAGGACGCCAAGAAGACCAACTAA